In the Sorghum bicolor cultivar BTx623 chromosome 4, Sorghum_bicolor_NCBIv3, whole genome shotgun sequence genome, GCCAGACTCTGTTTCTTTTACTGTCTCTGTATATCTTTTCTTGAGGGAACTGTATCTTATTACTGATCTTCATTGAAATATATGCAATGCAATTTAAAGTACGGAATTTGGCTGTCGACCTAAAATTATCATAGACTGATTTTCTGAAGCTTAACCTCTTTCTGCATTTCTGATGCGAATTTCTGAAGTAACCGGCATTGGTGGTCATCACTTGCCACCCTTCTGAACCTTTTTGGAGCCTAACCTCGTGGTTAGGCTGTACCGACTGCGATTATCATATCTAACCTTGGCTTGCATTTCTAATGATGCATCATCTGTCTTCTGACAGCCACATGCGATCTTTGTCCACTTGCTCCACCGGCTCTCTACTCTGCACCAACCGAGCTTGTTTATTCATCCATCTGCTGATGCGATTCTCCTGCTCATCATCACCTCATCCCTAGCACCTAGTAGGCTGTTAGTTAGAGGTGGCATTAGCTACTAGCTACTGTGCCCTTGTTAATTCTCCTCTTAACTCTTGGTTTATGCGGCGACGCGAATAATTGACTGATCTAAAGTTGGAGCCGAGATTCGACGGTTAGTTGGACCTGTTTTTCAGTTGGTACAACGGTTAGTTGAAGAAGAGGGCCACGACGCCAGTCTCAGCTCTGACTGTGTGTCTGTCAGCGCCGCCTAATCATGCTGCTGTTCATTTTGCCCGTCTCAATCATCCTGCTCTAGTCCTTGAGATGGAAGTTTACATCAACTTTCGTCTGCTGCCCATGGTAGGTGTAAACTTAGGAATTAGGACACTGGCAAATGCTGAGATCTTAACAACAACAGTAACAAAGAAAACATATATACACACTGTATGTAGTTGCTGATCACCTTTTTTCTGTTGAATCTAAACACCTTCCAGTTGCTTTTTCATCTGCTGATCTGAACAATTCGAGTATGAAACAATCTTGCTCCACCCATTTTGATTTCCAGGGCTGCACTCCAGCACGCCAGGGTGATGGAAACAGGACAATCCAGATGCAGGAGCTGTACAACAGCCTCACGGCTTCCAACGAGCTGGTCAGGGTCCTGGCCAACGTCCTGGGCCCCACGGGAGGCCTCACCCCGACGGCGGCGTCCCTCCTCGCGGCGCTGCGCTCCGAGCTGGACGCCGCGCGGCAGCTCGTGAAGCAGCacaggcgcggcggcggcggcgaggacgaCTACGAGCGCCGGCTACGGAGGCAGCTCGCGGAGGAGGTGCGCGCGTGGAAGTGCAGGCACAGGGAGAAGGCCGCGGCGGCCGCGCGCCTTGTCGCCTCGGAGCTCGACGGCGAGCGGCGGTCGCGTCGGCGGGCGGAGAGGGTGGGCAAGAAGCTAGCGGAGGCGCTGGCGGACACGGAGGCGTCGCTGCGGGCGGCCACGCGGGAGCTTGAGCTGGAGAGGGCGTCCAGGGAGCGCCTGGAGAAGGTGTGCGACGAGCTCGCCAGGGGCGTTGGCGGTGGCGGCACGGAGGCAGAGGAGGAGGAACTCAGGCGGGAGGCCGCCACCGCTCTGGAGGAgctggagagggagagggagatgcTGCAGGTCGCCGACGAGCTCCGTGAGGAGCGGGTCCGGATGAAGCTGGCAGAGGCCAGGCTCGACTTCGAGGAGAAGAACGCCGTCGTCGACCGCCTGCGCCAAGAGCTCGAGACCTTCTTGGGCACCACCAACGAACGTCAAGAAGAAACGCCTGTCCACCATGAACTGGTGTCCAAGGATGTGGTGGAGGATCAGCAGCTGCAACAACTGGTTCTTGCCTCTGAATTCGGTGTCGACGGCATCGATCGTGTGGTCACAGAAAAGAGCGGACAAGAAGAAAATGCCGAAGCTGATGCTGATGCTGATGGCGACTCGGATGGCAGCGACATCGAGCTCAACATGGACGGCAACAGCTGGAGCTACACCAACACCTCCAGGTCCAGggagacgacgacggcggccaaGAACGCAGCGCTTTCAGTTTCAGACAGAGCAACGGAATGTGGCGCCGACGTCGGCGCCTTCGATCGGAGATCTGAAGCAACGAGAGACGCACCGGAACTGGAACAGGAGTGGGCGGCGGCGGACGGATGCAGCGACGACGGGACCACCACCAAGGACATGGACGAGGACGCGGAGAGGTACGAGGCGATCAAGAACCTGAGGGAGCAGATGCTGGCCGGCCACGCGTTTCTCTTCCTGTCCAAAGGTGAGACCGACGCTGACAGCGATCGGCAGCGCCATGGTTTCACTTCTCATTTCGAGGACGGTGGCCTCTGGTGAGCACAATTAATGCTTGGTgagtcacaaaaaaaaaaaaattaatgctTGGTGTTCAGCCGTTGACAGTGACACCAGCCCTCTTTTTCTTCAAAATTTGTGTATAGTTTTCGTTTTGGACTTTTAGTGGTCCATCTGCACAGCACAGTTTTTAGAGTTCTTTTCCTCTGGGGTTTGGATCGATACTGTACTTCCACAGGAATCGTGGTTTCAAAGTTTTGATGTTTTGGCACTGGCATTTTGCGTTTGCTATCACAATCAAAACTCAAAACTCACAATAAATGCCTTATTTCTGTATACAGAATTATAAACTTAAAACCTTAATGTTAGTGGAGGACTGCACTTCAATACCCGCGAAAAATAAATTCTAGAAATTCTgataagaaataaaaaaaaatctagcaATTGATTTAGCATACTTAAATCCTAACCACCAATCTATTATGCTTTTGAAAAATATTCACAGTATCATCTAAATTTGTATCTAGATTACATGTGATGCCATCATAAAATGTAATCTAAATTTATATCTAAATTACCCGCTATGCTATTAAGTGACCTCTTGCAAGGGTTGAATGGTCGAAGAGGTGGGTGGTGGGTTCGGAGGAGGGGGGCTGAATTGTactctaaaaataaaataaaccgAGAACCTTACATTATGCAAACGGTAGACCCTCTAAGTACCTTTGGTTCCTAAAAGTTCTTCTAGAAAGCAATCTATCGAGTCCTTAGAGCCAACACACTAATTATCTCCTTAGCTAGGATTACACTTAAATAAGGTCCTTAGATAGCGAGTATGAAATCTATACTAAGCGCACAAACATAAAATCTGGTTGTCACACAAGAAACGTACAATCCAAGAATAATGTAAAGCAAGTAGTGAGAAAGGTTGAGACAACATTTTTTCCCCATGGTCTCAGGTTGTTGCCATCGGGAAATCATATGGTGAACTAACCTTCTATGACACTAAATTGAAGATATATCTTCATGGGTAGAGAACTGTCAACAAGATAATAGAACAGAGGTTCATGAAGGGAGCTAAAACTAGGGGCAACAccataccaaagttgtagataacaaATATTAGTGGTGTTATAAAGCATTGCTGATCAGATCTATCTAGGCTTAAGGATTCATCCTACTAACCAATCTCTCTATGAGGTTAATGCTTTATGGATTTATCTAGTTAGTCATCTAGTATAAAGCTAGGTGACATCTACAAGTATCTTGCTACCGATATTATAAGTTAATCTTTATTGGGAACTTATAACACTTGAACAATGCTATGTGTTGTATGTAGTGCTTCATCTAAAGTCTATTTCTTATGCGATTAGATCACTAGAGTGATCATAGTACACATGTGCCCCACAATCTCACAGAAATATACACATAGGCCACTATGGGCCAAATCCAAACTAGATCGGGTGTCACATTTTTAGCCCCACCTGACACTAAAAATGGATTAACCTTTCAAGTAGAGTTAACTAACATTTTTAGTTTCTATCATCCATAAATCAACTAACTATGGATACACATATATCTCTATGCTCAAAGCAACAAAGAAGAAACATTGGAATCACCTTGTAGTCTATAGTTTTCCTCCTTTTTCCAAATTTCCAAAAATCCAATAGTAAGCCAAGTATCTCCATTCACCCATTCCCCAAGCCCAAATTAGAAGCTAGAAAACCAAATATGAATGCATGGGATAGTAAGAGAGGTGAAATACAAACGTAGGGGTAGAGGAATAAAGTACATCACCTTAGACTTTTAGGAGATCTAATTTAGTAACATGTCAAGTCAAGGTTGATGATGAAGATTTATCACataagttcttgagaagctttcCATTGAGATTCAAGACCCTTATCACCATCATTGTGAGAGAAGGATTGAAGAAACCTTACTACAACTCAAGTTCTTAGAGTGGTTGTAACCCAAGTCAAGGTCGATGATGAAGATTTCTCACATAAGTCCTCGAGAAGCTTTCCATCGAGATTCAAGACCCTTGTCACCATCATTGTGAGAGAAGGTTTGAAGAACCTTACTATAACTCAAGTTCTTAGAGAGGTGGTAACCCAAGGTATATTTGACCAAGAAGAGGTTGGGGAAGTGGAAAGGGATGACAAGAAGAAAAGAGCATTGCATTCAATACCTCCTCTAACAAGGGCAAGAAAaggaaggaagaatcaagtgatgatgaggattATAGAAGCTCAAGCATGGAGGAGGAAGAAATGGCCCTCTTTGTGAGAATATTTGGCAAATACATGAAGAAGGGCTTTGCTAGTGGAAGTAGAAGAAGATCACTCTTTTTCTTCATGCTCAAAGGGAGGAGCCTATTGCAAAAGATAGCATCAGCATCACTTGTGATCTAACTATTGAAAATATTTGTGCTCCTATtgttgttgctactaacctttcTTATAacactagcaaagctaccccTTTGAGTGATCCACCACCCCTGATTCATCCCTCACTATGGAAAATGAGACCCTCAAGAAGGAGGATGGTGAGCTCACCCATGCATTGACAAGGCATATATGGGTGAAGCATGCATGTAGGAATGTCTAGGGAGCCCAAGGTTTTGCCCTAACAAGGAAGGCTTAGGCTATGCCCCTGTGAAATTCATGAAAGCCTATGTGTCTCACAATagtttgtgaagagcaatgacAAGTATTGCAACAAACTTaagtgcaagcaagttgggcacttgGAGAGGGAATGTAAGAACAAGACTAACACATATACTCcatcaaatttgattcttgttGTTTACTTTCCAAGGGTGCTAATGGTATTCATGCTAGGTTCATTGGTATACATCTCAATTCTACATCAATATGTCTCCATCATTCTATTTTGGCATAGCGTGATTATTGGTTTTAACCCTTTTTGATAGACACTCAAAAAAGtgcctacaaaatatgaaaaacATGACACAAAATGACGTCTAAAAATAAGAGTATATCAAAGACTAATTTGGTTATCTTCTTCCATCAATCATCCACTCAGAGCTTGAAAATCACATTCAAAAGACAACAAAGACAAATAATACCTACAAACACCATGGCCATCCAAGGCTTTGAAGACCACAAAGCCACACATCACGAACAACAAGATCTAGTACTCATAAAACATTAGCTGGAGGAAACCCCAAGGAATGTAGGCTTACAACTCTTCACCATTATAATAGAGCGTTGAAGATGCCATACCTTGCTATAGAATAGATCAAAATAATAGATCAGAATCACCACATTGAAAGCCTTGCTTCCCATGACAAACACACCAATTGCCATGATCTAAAGAGAACTAGCAGATCTGACAAACCATACACTAATTGACCCCTTGCCAACATCGAATCAAACATCATCGATGTAGGAAAAGACCAAAGAGACCTTATTCCAATACACCATATTACCACCACCTCATAATGTGTTTAGAAACTAAACTATAGATGAACAAGAATCAATAAAACCTAAATTTACAAAGGGGCTAGGTTCTGCTTCTATGTCCACTGACAGGTCACCGATTGGGAGAGAGGATGGGAACTGAGGCACAATGGCATGGGGTGGTAGTGGTGACTGTTTCTCTACCTTGTTTGGTGTTTTATATGGATGCTATCAACCAGCTTAACCCCTCCCCCTTCAATTTGGGTAGTTTTGTACCTTGCTCATGCACGAAAAAGGAAACCTGCACATGCTAATATGTGTCATCATGCAAATAGAAGTTTAGATAAACAATGAACCTATTTAATTAATATTATATTTGTAAATATACATCAAGACTAGATCATCAGAACATGCTCTACAAACAATTTGCTTATGGTATCCTTGATGACATGGCTGTTTGTGTAAGCGTCATCTTGCTTGTACATAAACTCCATTGTTCTTGTAAGGTTGAATATTCTCTCAAGTAACTCCTTCGGCACGTGATTGTTAGTGTTGAACCATTCCTTGTTAAAATCTTTCCATGTTTCCTCTATCATGTCTTGTATAATCTCACGTGCCACATGAATTGGTACTTTATGCTCTTTCATGCAGCTCTCGATTGTCGAAGCAACATGACAAGTCATTTTCTCTCGCTGCGTACAAATCAAATGTAATTCTTTGGTTATACTTTTAGGAAATGTGTAACACCAATGCATATACATGGTATCACATTACATTACTTTATGATATGGTCTGGTA is a window encoding:
- the LOC8059575 gene encoding uncharacterized protein LOC8059575, with protein sequence MLREAARLRRGVSTAATKIRKRCAVSPSWELRAKRSVRLIGRSVGAASHCPSSSSSCSRIKRRMMSEPSWTNRRCRRHAGVEVETRSAASARKLVTALWQHGKGGSAFEEEDEEEGEVGWDDAAAKRRSSSDHRGSASVEVLSKLSRRKIKAFKDDGERSWHNGHAHAHGHCFSDVMSNGGTVGGCTPARQGDGNRTIQMQELYNSLTASNELVRVLANVLGPTGGLTPTAASLLAALRSELDAARQLVKQHRRGGGGEDDYERRLRRQLAEEVRAWKCRHREKAAAAARLVASELDGERRSRRRAERVGKKLAEALADTEASLRAATRELELERASRERLEKVCDELARGVGGGGTEAEEEELRREAATALEELEREREMLQVADELREERVRMKLAEARLDFEEKNAVVDRLRQELETFLGTTNERQEETPVHHELVSKDVVEDQQLQQLVLASEFGVDGIDRVVTEKSGQEENAEADADADGDSDGSDIELNMDGNSWSYTNTSRSRETTTAAKNAALSVSDRATECGADVGAFDRRSEATRDAPELEQEWAAADGCSDDGTTTKDMDEDAERYEAIKNLREQMLAGHAFLFLSKGETDADSDRQRHGFTSHFEDGGLW